The Oncorhynchus mykiss isolate Arlee chromosome 17, USDA_OmykA_1.1, whole genome shotgun sequence genomic interval gccttctcagtcttcttggggagcagcactgcctggatgttgggcagaacaccaccctgagcgatggtcacgccgccaagcagtttgttcagctcctcgtcgttacggactgccagctgcaggtgacgggggatgatacgagtcttcttgttgtcacgggcagcgtttccggccaactccaggatctcagcagtcaggtactcgagcactgcggccaggtacactggtgcgccagcgcccacacgctcggcgtagttgcctttacgcagcagcctgtgcacacggcccacggggaactggagcccggcacgggatgaacggaatcccactcactgtgttatactgccatgcacacattcctactcatgtcagcatcatttattccctctcccccctttttgacatgtcctccacacacacacatatggatttgcttttttcactgacaggttgggtggctcttaaaagagcctttgggttacTACAGCACTCCAAATGGGCTGTTTACTTGGAGCTGGTGTACTTGGTCACGGCCTTGGTGCCCTCGGACACTGCGTGCTTGGCCAGCTCTCCGGGGAGCAGCAGGCGCACTGCGGTCTGGATCTCCCTGGAGGTGATGGTGGAACGCTTGTTGTAGTGGGCCAGGCGAGACGACTCTCCGGCGATACGCTCGAAGATGTCGTTCACGAACGAGTTCATGATTCCCATGGCCTTGGAGGAGATGCCGGTATCGGGGTGGACCTGCTTCAGGACTTTGTACACGTAAATGGCGTAGCTCTCCTTCCTCGACTTTCGGCGTTTCTTGCCGCCTTTCCCTGCGGTCTTGGTGACGGCTTTCTTGGAGCCCTTCTTGGGCGCGGACTTTGCTGGCTCGGGCATGATGCTGATGTCTCGCTGCTTCTCACAAACgaatgagggggtggagagccctttccctcttatgaagacgaagctaagctaattcgccggccgtggacacacccctgctttctcataggcgcccctgccatttgcccagtggagctgagcgcgcataagagccttccactcagaggcttgcttccctaacaaagaccatagcctatgctctgtcactggtggggaatggtgtgtttccaaaaaagtcctacaatggCCAGAAATAAGGCCCCCCTTTTTGGTACTTGGTGGGGATTTCCCAGCCGTGGTGCCTCAGTAATACGACTGTacgcaaagcctgcactgaacatagcctcctgtcacgaatactccctccctgtccactcaagagtggctcatggtttcctacgataatggatttgacccttttgaagcggatgtgggtggctcttaaaagagcctttgggttcaAGTCGGGATGTTGACGTTCCGAGAAGAGTGCGTTTAACCGCCGAAACCGTACAGGGTGCGTCCCTGGCGTTTCAGAGCGTAGACCACGTCCATGGCCGTAACGGTCTTCCTCTTGGCGTGCTCGGTGTAGGTGACGGCGTCACGGATCACGTTCTCAAGGAACACCTTCAGGACACCGCGGGTCTCCTCGTAGATCAGCCCGGAGATACGCTTCACGCCGCCACGGCGAGCCAGACGGCGAATGGCGGGCTTGGTGATTCCCTGGATGTTATCGCGGAGAACCTTACGGTGACGCTTGGCGCCTCCTTTTCCGAGTCCCTTGCCGCCTTTACCTCTTCCAGACATCGTGTGTTCGCTAGCTGAGTTCAAGTGAATTAATGACgtaatttttttaaaatttttttttagTAGTAGACAATGGACCTGATCGGACAGCTCAGAGCCTCTGCTCTTTTCTGTCCATAAAAAACAATTGGATTAGTGGAAGAGGCAGGGCAGGCCAGGAACAAGGAAGAAGGGTGTGGTCAGCATGGCATCACCCGAGGCTGAATGCCCTAAGGTTTTTATCAGAACGGTTAGTTTCGCCTTTTTGCTTTTCCCGACATTAATTCGTGGtgttttgttttaaaaatagaggtaaaaaataaataaaaataaataaataaaaataaataaataaaaataatttttttttttttaaaaataagaGGAGAAAAAGGAGGAATAAAAGAGGGATAAAAGGACTTCATTAAAATTGTAGCTCACAGCTGTGCATGGGGAGAGGGGTCAGGGTGCTAAGGAGTGCATTCACATGTATCTACACATTTTCACAAATATCTACACATTTTCATACAcacttattttttgtatttttatttttattttatttttttgtatttttttgtatttttttcctttcttttttcttttctttcttttttttcttcctctcttctaGGTCAGCTTCAGCATTATGGACATGGGTGTATCTGTGGTCCATTTGGCCTGTCCTACGGCTTCCTTCAATGATGGGTTGTGAGTGGCTCTGTTGATGAACTTCTGGCCAATGACTGACTGTCTGTTGTTGATTGATGTCAGTCCAGATATGCTGTTAACGTAGTGGTTGCTGATGTATCTTGGTAGTCTGTAAGCCATTTTTGCTGCCATGTTTTGGACTATCTGTAGCCGATTCATCTGCTGCGGTGAAGCTGTTATCCAGGCTGGCAGGGCGTATTCAAAGAGGGGTCGGATGTAGCTGATGTAGACTTTCAGCACTGTCTGAGGTGAGGCTCCATATTTTCTTCCGCACAGCGTTTTTAGGTGGTTTAGTCTttttcgtccctctctctctatgttcgcTATATGGGTTGTCCAGCGCATGTTCTTCTGGAAGGTGACTCCAAGGAATTTTGCTTCTTTTTCTACTTTTATTGTTTCACCGTAGAGTTTGAGATCTATGGGTTTCCTGGTTCTTTTCCCTGTGCTTTTTGTGAAGAGGACACATTGGGTCTTTTGTGGGTTCAATTTTACTCGCCACATGTTGGACCACGACTCGATCATTTCAATAGACTTCTGGAGTTTTTTTGCAGCAAGTTGAGGACATTTGGAGCTGGACCAGTAGCAGAGGTCATCGGCAAACTGTGAGACTTGACCTACGGTGGGTGGAGGGTAGTAGATATCTGATATGTAGAGTAGAAAAAGTAGCGGGCTTAGAACTGCCCCCTGTGGGACACCTGCCTCCGGGGTGAAAGGTGAGGATATTGCTGTGGAGACCTTCACTTTAATTGTACGGTTGTGGAGAAAGCTGGTGATGATGTTTCTGATGGAGAGCGGTAGTTTGAGATTGGAATCTGCGAGCCGGTAACACAGTCCATTGTGCCACATCTTGTCAAATGCTTTCTCTATGTCAAAGAAAACCGCCAGGGTAAGTTCTTTTTTCTTGAAGTTCCGAAGGATGTCCTCTGACAGTCTTAGAATGTTATCGGTGGTTGATCTTGCTTTCCTGAAGCCAGCTTGGTGGATTCCAAGGAGGCCCATTTCCTCGGTGTGGCCGCTCAGTCTTTGGGTGAGTACTCGCTCAAACAGCTTCCCGACATGACTGAGGAGGCTGATTGGTCTGTAGCTTGTGACGTTGTATGGGTCTTTGCCAGGTTTGTGGATCATCGTGACAACTGCAGATTTCCAGGGTAGGGGAAAGTAGCCTTCCGTGAGACATGCTGTGAAGAGGTTGGAAAGAAGGTGCAGGTATTCGTCAGGTGCTTGTTTGATGAGTGTGCTGTCAATGTTGTCTTCCCCTGGtgctttgttttttgtttttttcaggtGGGTCTTGATTTCTTCAATGCTCACAGAGCGGGTGAGGGGATGGTCTACTGGTGTCGGATTTGAGGTATTGACGTAATTTTCGGTGCTCGGTGCTCTTATTATCTGCGTTTGGTGGACCTGATTGAAGCCAGTGGCACAGAAAGCGCGCGCTTTTGCCTGGCCTCTGCTGCAAAGGGGAGGGCGTTCGTTCTAGGGAACTATGGAGGAAGAAGAAATCAAAGCTACTTGCATGCGCGGGAAACAcactcaaatactgagctatgttgaacacaaggcccaactgtgatgtcccactcttcacattgattggtgttgttcttcttgttgttgttgttgttgttgcgccTGATTCAACTCTTTCAATCAGCTGTGCCTCTCCAGGGCTTCAACAAAAATGCCTACTCTACCCCtgcctggagttgggaaacactgaactaGTAGGATTCAACCCACTGCAGTTGCCAGTCACACCTAATAGAGATAGGCGTTAAAAACCTCAAATAGTGTCACAAGTACAAAGGAGAAACGAAGTGGCACAAACGGGAAACAAATACACAAGGAATGCCACAAATCCTAAGGGGTCCGTAATGTCACCTCAGCAGTCATGTAGCTCTTGAAGGCCATGTAATAACgtcattcttctttttcttccctaGACATGATCCAGGTGGCCATGGGACGGGTGGTGATACCTCTGCAAGCTGAAATGCAGTAAAACATTCCTCAgacacccacccaacacacacacaataaagggatcattttcctatgcgtacagaggtgatagggatgtgcaaatattgtatggtacttttttcaaaaaacaataacatagcCTTATATTACGGAAATAGTGGTATGAGGTGGATCCTTTATAGGCCAGAGAGCCTCAGATGTTGCATTGAATGATCTCAACAGGTCATTTTAAAGGGGACAAATGAGGCCCAAGGGCACATACTGGCGATTGACCAATCGGTGCAGTTGATTCACATCTCAGATGTGACTAGGTATCATCTTACAACTTATTGTTGCCACAATTGTCTCTTACATGTACTTAGTGGCTGCCGGCCCTCGGTTTAGTACATCGAGCAACAGAGGTTGCCTTTTAGGAGAACGACTGACAAGCGTTCAACTAGCTGGGATGCAACTAGTGTCATCAAAGCACTTTGTCATAGCAAGTTAGAAGAAATAGGTTAAGGTTACGAAAAGGCTTAGGCTTACCCCAAATGCCACGTCCGTTCGTAGCTGTACTCCGTGTAGGCACAACAAGTCatcacacagagagcacacttgAAGCACAACTGCACTGCCTGGAAGGCCGCAACGGACTGAATTGGAATCCCTCAAACAGCACGCTAACTACATTCCGCTTTATGATGTCACAGTCAGCCCCTCGGAACACTGGTCCTCAACAATCTCAAACACCTTGGATACCCAAGCCAAACATTCTCGAATCACTCACATTCACAAATCAACCAGGGAGAAGAAGGCTGCCAGGAATTGAATGCTGAAAAGCTAACCTCCTTCACAGAGCAACATCATAGGACTGGGAGTTTGTGTTCAACAGCTTACGTTCCCCTATTATCAAGGGCTTAGTTCCTCTATAGGCTGCAGTGCAGATACTTCACATGCAGAGTACAACAACAAATAAAAGAGGGCCTGTTACCACACCCTATAGGCTAGGAGTTGAACTTGGACCACAATGACATTGGTAGTAATTAGCCTGCAGCATAAATGACAGCTCCCTAACGGGGACATAAAGTGGAAATGGAAGTGCGACACATAGAGGAAAAGTCCTAATCCTAATCAAATAGacacatttatttgtttattcttttttttatttcacctttatttaaccaggtaggcaagttgagaacaagttctcatttacaattgcgacctggccaagataaagcaaagcacttcgacacatacaacgacacagacttacacatggagtaaaacaaacatacagtcaataatacagtataaacaagtctatatacgatgtgagcaaatgaggtgagataagggaggtaaaggcaaaaaaaggccatggtggcaaagtaaatacaatatagcaagtaaaacaccggaatggtacatttgcaatggaagaaatgtgcaaagtagaaataaaaataatggggtgcaaaggagcaaaataaataaattcattaaatacagtagggaaagaggtagttgtttggcctaaattataggtgggctatgtacaggtgcagtaatctgtgagctgctctgacagttggtgcttaaagctagtgagggagataagtgtttccagtttcagagatttttgtagttcgttccagtcattggcagcagagaactggaaggagaggcggccaaagaaagaattggttttgggggtgactagagagatatacatacacctgtttagcagatgtcggaaatgcttgtgttactagctccaacagcacagtcaagtctaacaagtaatatctaaccatgttccaacattccacacaatacacccaaatgcaattggaatacatcaatatatggacgagcaatgtcagaccgtccgtagactaacataccttacaatacaatactttatatatccacatgacatgagctatgcaaaccacctccacgttaggaatgtgcccagtgatatctaacaaaaacacacacctccgtggaacccacatggcaagacaggaaggaagacatGCAGGAGTGCTCATGAAGAAGACCGGAATCATCTCCAATCAAGTGAACAATGTCAAAGGAATAGGGCAAGTCATATAGATAGGGAGGCATTTCACCGCCACCCGCTGGACCACAAGTCATTTTGCCAACACTGGCTCATCATTCAAAGCCACATAGGGAGGGATCTTAACACCACCTGCTGGATCAGAAGTGCCACTCACAATGGCCACACAGACCATTTCTCCCTCAACCTGATGCAATTGTCACAACAAGTATGTGCTCAAAATCAAACATTAACTACAACAGATCATCAAATAGGCAAACACATGCTCATGTAGAGTACCTCAAATTATACAGTTACTTTGTCACCAAACCTAATCTGTCATTCATCTACAAATACATGCTCTTCTAAAGCCACAATGCAATGTTCACATGGTACATTTCATTTCTTACAATCTATGTCACTATTACTTCATTTGACTGCTCTTAAATCATATTCACTTAACCCTTTTCTTCACCTGCTGATTTTCTGCTGCTTTTGTCTCTTGCAGATTTGGACGTCATGTGAATCTATGTTTCTCAAGTATcaaaagagagaaaatgaaaaaCGGAATGCTACTTTTCTCTCTAGCCTAGTGCACTCTTTATCTGTAAGCTCCCCTACTGGTGTAGGTAGCTCCAAAAAAAGGTACAGATGCCATAGAACCTGATCTCGACGACCACATTTTACACCAATGCACCCACGACAATCGGTTGGTGGTCGGGAATCAAGTGGATGATTCTGGGACCAATTACAGGataggggtgaggggtgtactGAACTGTGCCTATAGCATGTCAAAAATCCCTCCAACGGGAAATAGGCCTTGGCAAATGGCCAGGGGCGCTGTCCTTTTCAGCACCACGGAGCTCCCCTATTACCTGTCTCATGAGTGAAGATGcaacagcagacaattcctgctctttTGTCCTGCAATGACACACTTTAGCCGTGTCATTGCTGCATTTAACTGGCAGCCTGTATTTAGGGCCTTTACTTTGTCGTATCATTTGGTCAAGGGGTTTCGATTCGTCAGCAAATCTTCTTTGAAAAATGAACTAAATCCCACATCAGAAGTCGACTTCAAATCACGCCAAAGACACACGACTCTACTCAACCGGAGTCAATAGTATCAAATATTCTGCACTGTGAAGGTGTCATGTGCTGAGCCATTTAGTTCCTATGAAGCCTATTTACGAAGCCAATGCAGCAATCACCACGTACCTGCCTGCATTGGTGATTGCTATTCTGTAATTGGTCAACTACTAATAGGGCAATCATCCCGGCAGCTTCGTAACAGCTGTTTTGCAAGCCCTTGACGATTACATCTATTGATTCCTGCTGTCCTGATACCTTTTCTCTTAAGGGATCTCGGATCTAGTCTAAAGGCCTATCAATGGGTATGGCATTGGAATATTCAATCGCACACTGAATTCATCCCACTAAATACATTCCTTTCATTTCTCCATTTATTCCACCATATCGAAACAACTTACctatgcacgcacacaaacaagcACAGAAGGGCGACTTAATAATATCACGTCTAATTTGGTGGCCTACAACATTTCCTGTACCTTCAACCACAACGTTGGTAACAATTTTTTTCGACCACCTTTCACTTGCGCCGGACAGAGATATATCATTTTACTTTCAATAGCTTAGTCAGTCGCATGAATTATGGGGTGCACACAGCTAACGTTGTAATGATCGGATCAAAACATGGATTTTTGGGGCCATCGAGGAATGTCACATGGCCCAGAAATCATTGAATGGCCATTTTCACAAAGGAATAGACAGACTCATTCCAAGAGCAATTGGAATCGAAAAAACACAACGTGCCCCACTTGGggacccgaggaccgagtttgggaaacgctggcctgAAGATCAAATACCAATAGGGAGCCACTATGACGTGCTCACACGCTGACAGTACCCGCGTTTAACCACTAGATGGCCTCCGTGCTCCACGGTAAACTTTTCCCC includes:
- the LOC118940445 gene encoding histone H2B gives rise to the protein MPEPAKSAPKKGSKKAVTKTAGKGGKKRRKSRKESYAIYVYKVLKQVHPDTGISSKAMGIMNSFVNDIFERIAGESSRLAHYNKRSTITSREIQTAVRLLLPGELAKHAVSEGTKAVTKYTSSK